One genomic window of Oryctolagus cuniculus chromosome 11, mOryCun1.1, whole genome shotgun sequence includes the following:
- the LOC100350897 gene encoding cystatin-13, which produces MARLHHTLLLLVVMVALVSRSVQAWGSPKVVREFQDISQSYVYVQQALWFAMQEYNKANNDKYIFKVTEVLKSQEQITDSLDYLLEVKIARTMCKKISGDNENCLFQQDPKMQKMLLCTFIVSSKPWKFELTMLKKKCRDV; this is translated from the exons ATGGCCAGACTCCACCACaccctgctgctgctggtggtgatggtggcccTCGTGTCCCGAAGTGTCCAAGCCTGGGGCTCCCCGAAGGTGGTGAGGGAATTCCAAGACATCTCCCAGAGCTACGTGTACGTGCAGCAGGCCCTGTGGTTCGCCATGCAAGAGTATAACAAGGCCAACAACGACAAGTACATCTTCAAGGTCACGGAAGTTCTCAAGTCCCAGGAGCAG ATCACGGATAGCTTGGACTACCTTCTTGAAGTCAAAATTGCCCGAACCATGTGCAAGAAAATTTCGGGGGACAATGAAAACTGCTTATTTCAACAAGATCCCAAAATGCAAAAG ATGCTTTTGTGTACCTTTATTGTGAGTTCCAAGCCATGGAAATTTGAACTCACCATGCTAAAGAAAAAATGCCGAGATGTCTAA